In Bacteroidota bacterium, one DNA window encodes the following:
- a CDS encoding LysR family transcriptional regulator: MTIQQIEMCDRLAILGSFISAAESLGVTQPAVSSAITALEHELGVRLFIRSRRGVELTTKGKEILPLMRRMIGIGSEILAMTSESPNDRGSLRVAGRQGFMQYVFPELHRTLSEAYPEIHLSFVLSGGQSEIVEALATGRVDLAFGANPEMKSITAETIYRDPVLLCEKGTAGRGRKEESGRRYCLPTATDRLRKPLERLIRSLDKKPIIALESDDYTILGTLVASGEYIGPVYGHMLLDERFRSAVRPLRTHGAGVHRDLTILYRRDDRLPHVDTARALFVSRTRELLDRVLRTRN, from the coding sequence ATGACGATTCAGCAGATCGAGATGTGCGACCGGTTGGCAATTCTCGGTTCTTTTATTTCGGCTGCCGAGAGCCTGGGCGTGACCCAGCCTGCGGTCTCATCTGCAATCACGGCATTGGAACACGAGCTCGGCGTTCGGTTATTCATTCGTTCGAGGCGTGGTGTCGAGTTAACCACCAAGGGGAAAGAGATCCTGCCGTTAATGAGGCGAATGATCGGGATTGGGTCTGAAATTCTGGCGATGACGTCTGAGTCGCCGAACGATCGAGGCAGCCTTCGTGTCGCGGGTAGGCAGGGATTTATGCAATATGTATTCCCCGAATTACATCGAACGCTATCGGAGGCCTATCCTGAGATTCATCTATCGTTTGTACTTTCCGGTGGCCAATCGGAAATCGTCGAAGCCCTTGCGACGGGTCGGGTCGACCTTGCATTTGGTGCAAATCCCGAGATGAAGTCGATCACTGCCGAGACGATCTATCGCGACCCGGTCTTGCTCTGTGAAAAGGGCACCGCCGGGCGAGGAAGGAAGGAGGAATCTGGACGGCGGTACTGCTTGCCGACGGCCACCGATCGGCTCAGAAAGCCGCTGGAACGACTTATTCGATCACTTGATAAAAAGCCTATAATTGCCCTTGAATCAGACGACTATACGATCCTTGGGACACTGGTAGCTTCAGGAGAGTATATCGGCCCAGTATATGGCCACATGCTACTCGACGAACGATTTAGAAGTGCGGTACGTCCGCTGCGAACCCATGGAGCAGGGGTCCATCGCGACCTTACAATTCTCTACCGCAGAGACGACCGGCTTCCGCACGTTGACACGGCACGGGCGCTCTTTGTAAGTCGTACTCGGGAATTGCTCGATCGAGTGCTTCGGACTCGAAATTGA
- the pdxS gene encoding pyridoxal 5'-phosphate synthase lyase subunit PdxS produces the protein MASTKTSSNGAAVNTPTTGSELVKRALPAMLKGGVIMDVVNAEQAKIAEDAGACAVMALERVPADIRAHGGVARMSDPELILQIIESVSIPVMAKARIGHFVEAQILQALGVDCVDESEVLTMADEENHIDKSKFVVPFVCGARNLGEALRRISEGAAMIRTKGEAGTGDVVEAVRHARSILGEIRKLQNLPDEERFSFAKNIGAPITLVNEVAETGKLPVVNFAAGGIATPADAALLMQIGVDGVFVGSGIFKSNDPAKRAAAIVKATTYFKDAEVLADVSKGLGEAMFGRTVSSLAPQEQLASRGI, from the coding sequence ATGGCCAGCACAAAAACGTCATCGAACGGAGCAGCGGTCAATACGCCGACAACCGGTTCTGAACTTGTAAAACGGGCGCTTCCAGCAATGCTCAAGGGCGGCGTTATTATGGACGTCGTGAATGCAGAGCAGGCAAAAATCGCCGAAGATGCCGGGGCATGTGCCGTCATGGCACTCGAGCGCGTACCTGCCGATATCCGCGCGCACGGTGGCGTTGCCAGAATGTCCGATCCTGAACTTATTCTCCAGATTATCGAGTCGGTCTCGATTCCGGTGATGGCGAAGGCCCGTATCGGGCACTTTGTCGAGGCGCAGATCCTCCAGGCTCTTGGCGTTGATTGTGTTGACGAGAGCGAAGTTCTGACGATGGCAGACGAAGAAAACCATATCGACAAATCAAAATTTGTGGTCCCGTTCGTTTGTGGCGCCCGTAATCTCGGGGAGGCACTTCGCCGCATCAGCGAAGGGGCGGCTATGATCCGTACTAAGGGAGAAGCCGGCACCGGCGATGTTGTAGAGGCGGTTCGTCATGCCCGCTCGATCCTCGGCGAAATCCGCAAGCTGCAGAATCTTCCTGACGAGGAGCGTTTTTCGTTCGCAAAGAATATTGGAGCTCCGATCACGTTGGTTAATGAAGTCGCCGAGACTGGGAAGCTTCCCGTTGTCAATTTTGCGGCGGGTGGAATTGCAACGCCTGCAGATGCCGCACTCCTGATGCAGATCGGTGTGGACGGCGTGTTCGTCGGTTCCGGTATCTTCAAATCGAATGACCCCGCAAAGCGCGCTGCCGCGATTGTGAAAGCGACGACATACTTCAAAGATGCCGAAGTGCTTGCCGATGTCAGCAAGGGCTTGGGCGAGGCAATGTTCGGCCGTACAGTCTCGTCACTTGCTCCACAAGAGCAACTTGCATCGCGCGGTATTTAA
- the pdxT gene encoding pyridoxal 5'-phosphate synthase glutaminase subunit PdxT — protein sequence MSYRIGILALQGDFAEHASKLRSLGHEAIEVRRVPELDGLDGLIIPGGESTTIAKLEDAASRFTLATPDAVPIFDAISALAKNGLPVWGTCMGSIVLAQRIEGSAQGRIALMDVTVRRNAFGPQRNSAEVLLAIPSLGSEPFPAVFIRAPLFIESSATVERLAEYAGGFVMARQGSLLITAFHPELTDDPRVHQYFLRMIDQAKGS from the coding sequence ATGTCGTACCGGATTGGCATCCTTGCACTGCAAGGTGACTTTGCTGAACACGCCTCCAAACTCCGATCGCTCGGACATGAAGCGATTGAGGTCCGTCGAGTCCCAGAACTCGACGGACTTGATGGTCTGATCATCCCGGGTGGCGAATCTACCACTATTGCGAAGCTCGAGGACGCAGCCTCTCGCTTCACGCTTGCAACACCCGATGCCGTCCCCATCTTCGATGCGATCTCTGCACTGGCGAAAAACGGATTACCTGTGTGGGGGACGTGTATGGGATCGATAGTGCTCGCACAACGGATCGAAGGATCCGCTCAAGGGCGAATCGCGCTGATGGATGTGACGGTGCGTCGCAATGCATTCGGCCCACAACGCAACAGTGCAGAAGTACTCTTAGCAATTCCCTCGCTTGGCAGCGAGCCATTCCCTGCTGTATTTATTCGTGCACCATTGTTTATTGAATCCTCGGCAACTGTTGAGCGACTTGCCGAATATGCCGGCGGGTTCGTGATGGCACGCCAAGGATCGTTACTTATTACCGCATTTCATCCTGAGCTCACAGACGACCCGAGAGTCCACCAGTATTTCCTGCGCATGATAGACCAGGCAAAAGGATCGTAG
- a CDS encoding ABC transporter ATP-binding protein, protein MDAHESDIVLEARDLHKSFGSTVAVDGVSFVVRRNEIVGLLGPNGAGKTTTINMVLGVLEPTIGSIHIEGTDVVRHRTAALERTNFAAVYAPLPGNLTVEQNLRIFGMLYDVDELSKRIDDLIRDFDLEHLRTDRCGVLSSGEQTRVCLAKAFLNRPNLLLLDEPTASLDPERALDTRTRIRQLAQSTNVGILWTSHNMNEVVEVCDRVLFMSKGKILLEGDPRRLPAEHGRASLEELFIAVAREPLTLMQEERR, encoded by the coding sequence ATCGACGCACACGAGAGTGACATTGTCCTTGAAGCGAGGGATCTGCACAAATCCTTCGGTTCGACCGTTGCCGTTGACGGCGTATCGTTCGTCGTTCGGCGCAACGAGATCGTTGGCCTTCTCGGGCCAAACGGTGCCGGCAAGACAACGACAATCAATATGGTCCTTGGTGTGCTTGAGCCAACGATCGGCTCGATTCACATCGAAGGAACGGACGTAGTTCGGCATCGTACTGCGGCGCTCGAACGGACAAACTTTGCGGCTGTCTATGCCCCACTCCCCGGCAATCTTACCGTCGAACAGAACCTGCGAATATTCGGCATGCTCTATGATGTCGATGAACTTTCCAAGAGAATCGATGACCTGATCCGTGATTTCGATCTCGAACACCTCCGAACTGACCGCTGTGGTGTACTTTCGAGCGGAGAACAAACTCGCGTCTGTCTGGCAAAGGCATTTCTCAACCGCCCGAATCTCCTCCTGCTCGACGAGCCGACAGCATCGTTAGATCCAGAGCGCGCACTCGATACCAGAACCCGCATACGGCAACTGGCGCAATCGACAAATGTAGGCATTTTATGGACCTCGCATAATATGAATGAGGTCGTGGAGGTATGCGACCGTGTACTGTTCATGTCAAAAGGAAAAATACTGTTGGAGGGAGACCCACGACGTCTGCCTGCTGAGCACGGCCGTGCCTCACTGGAAGAACTGTTCATCGCCGTGGCGCGCGAACCACTGACGCTCATGCAGGAGGAACGTCGATGA
- a CDS encoding ABC transporter permease has protein sequence MKVRRSLAILLRYGYLLRGSTTRVVPLFAWSVIDIVLWGFITKYFGTFVSGEVRLVPMLLGAVLFWDFFTRIMQGLTTTFLEDVWSRNFLNLFASPISVSEYLGGLILTTLLTSTVGLIAMILFATLGFGLPMLVYGSMLIPFILILVLFGISFGLFACALVLRLGPASEWFVWPIPAILAPFAGVFYPTATLPVWMQWFSRLLPASYIFDGMREVVRHGSMDPASLILPFTIATGYIALAWYTFSRVFRLAVRTGLIARYSAESVS, from the coding sequence ATGAAGGTACGCCGTTCTCTTGCGATACTGCTTCGCTATGGCTATCTCCTGCGAGGCAGTACGACGCGCGTCGTCCCGCTGTTCGCATGGAGTGTTATTGATATAGTACTATGGGGATTCATAACAAAGTACTTTGGCACATTCGTATCCGGCGAAGTGCGATTGGTGCCAATGCTCCTGGGAGCCGTTCTCTTCTGGGACTTCTTCACACGCATCATGCAGGGCTTAACGACGACCTTCCTTGAAGATGTCTGGTCCCGTAACTTCCTGAACCTCTTTGCATCTCCGATCTCGGTTTCCGAATATCTCGGAGGGCTGATACTGACGACCCTCTTGACGAGCACCGTCGGATTGATCGCAATGATCTTGTTTGCCACTCTCGGTTTTGGGCTTCCGATGCTTGTCTATGGCTCGATGCTCATTCCATTTATCCTGATTCTTGTACTCTTCGGCATTTCGTTCGGGTTGTTCGCATGCGCGTTGGTACTTCGGCTCGGTCCGGCATCTGAATGGTTTGTCTGGCCGATCCCTGCTATTCTTGCGCCTTTCGCAGGCGTCTTCTATCCAACGGCCACTCTTCCGGTCTGGATGCAATGGTTCTCTCGGTTATTGCCGGCGTCATATATCTTTGACGGGATGCGCGAGGTGGTTCGGCATGGGAGCATGGACCCTGCATCTCTTATTCTTCCTTTTACGATTGCTACCGGATATATCGCACTCGCTTGGTATACATTCTCACGGGTGTTTCGATTGGCGGTGCGAACTGGTTTGATTGCACGATATAGTGCCGAGAGTGTGAGCTAA
- the rplQ gene encoding 50S ribosomal protein L17 has translation MRHSHKGRKLGRTASHRASTLESLANSLIKHKKIRTTVAKAKEARLFVEPIITRAKNAHLLSGDDKIVAAKRVHARREVARTIKDKDVLKTLFTEIAPKVANRPGGYTRVVKLGRRLGDSAEMALLELVDYNEAGAPRQRAAKPRPTRRAKTTPKVQPVPGVMDAPTTQIEEAAEQAAHTPAE, from the coding sequence ATGAGACATAGTCATAAAGGCAGAAAGCTTGGCCGCACGGCATCGCACCGTGCTTCGACACTCGAGTCGCTTGCGAACTCGTTGATCAAGCACAAGAAGATCCGTACGACCGTCGCAAAGGCAAAGGAAGCTCGCCTCTTCGTCGAGCCGATCATCACTCGTGCAAAAAATGCGCATTTGCTCAGTGGCGACGACAAGATCGTTGCGGCAAAGCGTGTGCATGCACGACGCGAGGTTGCACGTACGATCAAAGATAAGGACGTACTGAAGACGCTCTTTACGGAGATCGCTCCGAAAGTCGCAAATCGCCCGGGTGGGTATACTCGCGTGGTAAAGCTTGGTCGTCGTCTTGGCGATAGCGCCGAGATGGCATTGCTTGAGTTGGTCGATTATAACGAGGCAGGAGCGCCGCGTCAGCGTGCGGCAAAGCCGCGTCCGACTCGTCGTGCAAAGACCACGCCGAAAGTACAGCCGGTACCGGGTGTTATGGATGCACCGACCACGCAGATCGAGGAAGCTGCCGAGCAGGCTGCACACACTCCGGCCGAGTAA
- a CDS encoding DNA-directed RNA polymerase subunit alpha has translation MTKLHMPDRIELEESSKSSTFGRFIASPLEEGYGTTLGNSMRRILLSSIPGSAFTSIRVDGVQHEFSAVKGVTEDVAEMILNFKGVRIKSDMQSQPRLIVDVKGPKEFKAGDLQEFTSEIEILNPDHHLFTVAKDVRVQIELMVGHGRGYVPAEENKRADAPLGTIAIDSIFTPIANVRFNVEPTRVGQKTDYEKLILDVETDGSITPEEAITIAGRTLRDHVNLFVRFGGPEDELPPKPIEDTETERIRAILATNVDTMHLSVRSQNCLRAANIKTIGDLVRRDERELLTFRNFGRKSLDELGRIVEQLGLHFGMDVDKYAEGQNVMNR, from the coding sequence ATGACAAAACTCCACATGCCGGATCGGATCGAGTTGGAAGAGTCCAGTAAGTCGTCGACCTTTGGCCGCTTCATTGCGTCTCCGCTTGAAGAGGGGTACGGCACGACACTGGGCAATTCGATGAGACGAATCCTGCTCTCGTCGATTCCGGGGAGCGCATTCACCAGCATCCGCGTCGATGGTGTGCAGCATGAGTTTTCGGCTGTCAAGGGTGTGACCGAGGACGTCGCAGAGATGATCCTCAATTTCAAAGGTGTCCGTATTAAATCGGACATGCAAAGCCAGCCGCGTCTGATCGTGGACGTGAAGGGACCGAAAGAATTCAAGGCGGGCGATCTTCAGGAGTTTACTTCCGAAATCGAAATCCTGAATCCGGATCATCATCTGTTTACTGTCGCGAAGGATGTTCGCGTCCAGATCGAGCTCATGGTCGGTCATGGTCGTGGATATGTTCCGGCAGAAGAGAACAAGCGTGCCGATGCTCCGCTCGGGACGATCGCGATCGACTCGATCTTCACCCCAATTGCAAATGTTCGGTTCAATGTTGAGCCGACGCGCGTCGGACAGAAGACCGACTATGAAAAACTGATCCTGGATGTTGAAACCGACGGCTCGATCACGCCGGAAGAAGCAATCACGATCGCCGGTCGCACGCTGCGTGACCATGTGAATTTGTTCGTCCGCTTCGGTGGACCGGAAGATGAACTTCCGCCCAAGCCGATCGAGGACACCGAGACCGAGCGCATTCGTGCGATCCTCGCTACGAATGTCGATACGATGCACTTGTCTGTCCGCTCGCAGAACTGCTTGCGTGCAGCGAACATCAAGACGATTGGTGACCTGGTTCGTCGTGACGAGCGCGAGCTCTTGACGTTCCGTAACTTCGGCCGTAAGTCGCTCGACGAACTCGGCCGCATCGTCGAACAGCTCGGCCTGCATTTCGGCATGGACGTCGATAAGTACGCCGAAGGCCAGAACGTAATGAATCGGTAA
- the rpsD gene encoding 30S ribosomal protein S4: protein MARYTDPSCKLCRREKQKLFLKGSKCFSEKCPIEKRNYPPGQHGNGRRSKISEYGVQLREKQKIRRTYGLLETQFRTAFEKAARMRGVTGDNLVKLLERRLDNVLYRLNIAPSRKSARQLILHRHITVNGNVVNIASYVLNPGDVVQVKEGSRKLEAVHESLKRTRGDSGIPNWLSLNKAELSGTLLSVPERSDIQLNANEQLVVELYSK, encoded by the coding sequence ATGGCTCGTTATACCGACCCAAGTTGTAAATTGTGCCGTCGCGAGAAGCAAAAGCTCTTTTTGAAGGGCTCGAAGTGTTTCTCGGAAAAGTGTCCCATCGAAAAGCGTAACTACCCGCCGGGACAGCATGGCAACGGCCGTCGCTCCAAGATCTCCGAATACGGCGTTCAGCTTCGTGAGAAGCAGAAAATTCGTCGTACGTATGGTCTGCTCGAGACGCAGTTCCGTACCGCGTTTGAGAAGGCGGCACGCATGCGTGGTGTCACGGGTGATAACCTCGTGAAATTGCTCGAGCGACGCCTCGATAACGTTCTCTATCGCCTGAACATCGCTCCTTCGCGTAAGAGCGCTCGCCAGTTGATACTACACCGTCACATTACCGTCAATGGGAATGTGGTAAACATCGCATCGTATGTGTTGAACCCGGGCGATGTGGTTCAGGTGAAGGAAGGCTCGCGCAAGCTTGAGGCCGTCCACGAGTCGCTCAAGCGCACTCGCGGTGATTCAGGTATCCCGAATTGGCTCTCGCTCAATAAAGCCGAGCTCTCGGGTACGCTCCTGAGCGTTCCGGAACGCAGTGACATCCAGCTCAACGCAAACGAGCAGCTCGTCGTCGAGTTGTACTCGAAGTAA
- the rpsK gene encoding 30S ribosomal protein S11 produces the protein MATPAGKRKKKIAAQAQGIAHVRATFNNLHVTLTDPQGNTLSWASAGKMGFKGSRKNTPFAGQVAAESAAKEAYDMGLRKVDVFIKGPGSGREAAVRALQVAGIDVLSIRDITPMPHNGCRPPKKRRV, from the coding sequence ATCGCAACACCCGCTGGAAAGCGTAAGAAGAAGATCGCCGCGCAAGCGCAGGGGATCGCACATGTTCGTGCAACGTTCAATAATTTGCACGTAACGCTCACCGACCCACAGGGCAATACGCTCTCGTGGGCTTCGGCCGGTAAGATGGGCTTCAAAGGCTCGCGTAAGAATACGCCGTTCGCCGGTCAGGTCGCTGCAGAGTCGGCCGCAAAGGAAGCGTACGACATGGGCCTTCGTAAGGTCGATGTCTTTATCAAAGGACCGGGTTCGGGCCGTGAGGCAGCTGTTCGTGCATTGCAGGTTGCCGGTATCGACGTATTGTCGATCCGCGACATCACGCCGATGCCGCATAACGGATGCCGTCCGCCAAAGAAGCGCCGCGTCTAA
- the rpsM gene encoding 30S ribosomal protein S13 produces MARIAGIDLPKQKRSVIGLTYIYGVGRTTAAQILAKAGISEDKKIGDLTEEEVTLIRQVITNDYKVEGVARSEQQLAIKRLMDIGSYRGLRHRKSLPVRGQRTRTNARTRKGKRKTVAGKKKAAAKK; encoded by the coding sequence ATGGCACGTATCGCAGGTATCGATCTTCCGAAGCAAAAGCGCTCCGTTATCGGGCTGACCTATATCTATGGGGTTGGTCGCACGACGGCTGCTCAGATCTTAGCAAAGGCTGGCATCTCCGAGGACAAGAAGATCGGAGATCTCACCGAAGAAGAAGTAACACTGATCCGTCAGGTGATCACCAACGACTACAAGGTCGAGGGAGTCGCGCGTAGCGAGCAGCAGCTTGCGATCAAGCGCCTGATGGATATCGGCTCGTATCGCGGCCTGCGTCATCGCAAGAGCCTTCCGGTTCGCGGTCAACGCACACGGACGAACGCACGTACCCGTAAGGGCAAACGTAAGACCGTTGCCGGCAAGAAGAAGGCAGCAGCTAAGAAGTAA
- the rpmJ gene encoding 50S ribosomal protein L36, with translation MKVQASVKKRCEHCKVIVRRGVVRVICKSNPKHKQRQG, from the coding sequence ATGAAAGTACAAGCATCTGTAAAAAAGCGTTGCGAACACTGCAAAGTCATCGTCCGTCGTGGCGTTGTCCGCGTGATCTGCAAGTCGAATCCGAAGCATAAACAACGTCAGGGATAA
- the infA gene encoding translation initiation factor IF-1: MSKQSAIKVDGVIEESLPNATFRVKLENGHSVLAHVSGKMRMHFIKILEGDRVTVELSPYDLTKGRITYRYK, from the coding sequence ATGTCGAAACAGTCAGCGATTAAGGTGGACGGGGTGATCGAAGAATCGCTTCCGAACGCCACGTTTCGCGTGAAATTGGAGAATGGACATTCGGTGCTGGCGCACGTTTCCGGTAAAATGCGTATGCATTTTATCAAGATTCTCGAAGGGGATCGCGTGACGGTGGAGTTATCTCCATACGACTTGACCAAAGGGCGTATCACCTACCGCTATAAGTAA
- the map gene encoding type I methionyl aminopeptidase, which translates to MWEHRVTLKSEAEIAKIRESAHIVAQTIEHLRPLVVPGATTAALNDAADAFITSFGARPAFKNYRVGNLVYKYATCMSRNSAVVHGLPSDEPLRDGDILSVDVGAEKDGWYGDGAYTFAVGTPKPEVKKLLDVTYESLMLGVAAAKAGARIYDISKAIQTYCESNGYSLVRDLVGHGIGQHLHEEPQVPNFVPSRIDRGFKNIELKEGMTLAIEPMVNIGGWKVRTLSDGWTIVTADGKPSAHFEHTIVVRPNGGEILTQ; encoded by the coding sequence ATGTGGGAACATCGAGTGACGTTAAAGTCCGAAGCTGAGATCGCGAAGATCCGCGAGAGTGCCCACATCGTAGCCCAGACGATCGAACATTTGCGGCCCCTGGTTGTCCCCGGGGCCACCACAGCAGCACTGAATGATGCGGCAGATGCATTCATCACCAGCTTCGGTGCTCGACCCGCATTCAAGAATTACAGAGTAGGTAATCTCGTCTACAAATACGCGACGTGCATGTCGCGTAACAGTGCTGTCGTGCATGGTTTACCAAGCGATGAGCCGTTGCGTGACGGGGACATTCTTTCTGTCGATGTCGGCGCAGAGAAAGACGGGTGGTACGGCGACGGTGCGTACACGTTCGCAGTCGGGACGCCGAAACCAGAGGTGAAGAAATTGCTCGATGTGACGTACGAGTCACTGATGTTGGGGGTTGCTGCAGCGAAGGCCGGCGCCCGAATCTATGATATTTCAAAGGCTATCCAGACATACTGCGAATCGAACGGATATTCGCTTGTGCGTGATCTGGTGGGGCATGGGATAGGGCAGCATCTTCACGAGGAGCCCCAGGTGCCCAATTTTGTCCCGAGCCGGATTGACCGAGGATTTAAGAATATCGAGCTCAAAGAGGGGATGACCCTTGCGATCGAGCCAATGGTCAATATCGGCGGCTGGAAGGTTCGGACCCTATCGGATGGGTGGACCATCGTGACTGCCGACGGGAAACCCAGTGCACATTTTGAGCATACCATTGTGGTTCGGCCAAATGGTGGAGAAATATTGACCCAATAA
- the secY gene encoding preprotein translocase subunit SecY: MSRLTDSFRNIFKIEELRQRIIYTIALLVVVRLGAHITLPGIDVHALERSAGSGGANSLFGLYDLFVGGAFKNAAIFALGIMPYISTSIIIQLMGSVVPYFQKLQKEGEEGRKRINQLTRTGTFVVAALQALGVAVHLRNLGTGVVATGMSPLMFTVSTIFCLAAGTMFMMWLGEQITERGIGNGISLIIFIGIIARLPNALVDELHGFGTDAGKNIIIEIAMFAILIAIIAFVVYITQGIRKIPVQYAKRVIGRKVYGGVTQHIPIRINTAGVMPIIFAQAILFIPMTVLQFFPNSGFAQSLAHFFDYRSAGYAVIFGLMIVVFTYFYTAIAFNPRDVADTMKKQGGFIPGVRPGKNTSDYIDNILTHLTLPGAIFLAIIAILPTIVSALGVTSSFAQFYGGTSLLIIVGVALDTLQQIESHLLMHNYEGLMKTGKLRSRSMGGGSYS, from the coding sequence ATGAGCAGGCTAACGGATAGTTTTCGGAATATCTTCAAGATCGAAGAGCTTCGGCAGCGCATCATTTATACGATTGCGCTGCTTGTCGTTGTTCGCCTTGGAGCACATATCACGCTGCCCGGTATTGACGTTCACGCCCTCGAGCGTTCGGCCGGTAGCGGTGGTGCCAATTCGCTGTTTGGATTATACGATCTCTTTGTCGGTGGTGCGTTTAAGAACGCTGCCATTTTTGCACTTGGGATCATGCCGTACATTTCGACGTCGATCATCATTCAGTTGATGGGAAGCGTCGTTCCGTACTTCCAAAAGCTTCAAAAAGAAGGCGAGGAAGGACGCAAACGCATTAATCAGCTCACGCGTACCGGTACATTTGTGGTCGCCGCATTGCAGGCCCTGGGCGTTGCCGTCCACTTGCGCAATCTCGGCACCGGTGTTGTCGCGACTGGGATGAGCCCGTTGATGTTCACCGTTTCGACGATTTTCTGTCTTGCCGCAGGGACGATGTTCATGATGTGGCTTGGCGAACAGATCACCGAGCGTGGCATCGGCAACGGTATCTCTCTGATCATCTTTATCGGTATCATCGCTCGTCTGCCAAATGCACTCGTTGACGAGTTGCATGGCTTCGGTACGGATGCCGGAAAGAACATCATTATTGAAATAGCGATGTTCGCAATTCTGATCGCGATTATCGCCTTTGTGGTCTATATCACACAAGGTATTCGCAAGATCCCGGTGCAGTATGCGAAGCGCGTCATCGGGCGTAAGGTATACGGAGGTGTGACGCAACATATTCCGATCCGTATCAATACGGCCGGTGTGATGCCGATTATTTTCGCACAGGCGATCCTCTTCATACCGATGACAGTCCTTCAGTTTTTCCCAAACTCTGGATTTGCTCAGTCACTGGCACATTTCTTCGACTATCGCTCGGCGGGGTATGCTGTGATCTTCGGTCTCATGATTGTCGTCTTCACGTATTTCTATACGGCTATCGCATTCAACCCGCGTGATGTCGCCGATACGATGAAGAAACAGGGTGGCTTCATTCCGGGCGTACGTCCGGGAAAGAATACGTCGGACTATATCGATAACATCCTGACACATCTGACGCTACCGGGCGCAATTTTCCTGGCGATCATTGCGATCCTGCCGACGATTGTCTCTGCGCTTGGCGTGACATCGAGCTTTGCACAGTTCTACGGCGGCACGAGCTTGCTGATCATAGTCGGCGTTGCGCTCGACACGTTGCAACAGATCGAATCTCACTTGTTGATGCACAACTACGAGGGCTTGATGAAGACCGGTAAGTTGCGCAGCCGTTCGATGGGCGGCGGAAGCTACTCCTGA
- the rplO gene encoding 50S ribosomal protein L15: MSNPRPAKGSTKNMKRIGRGYGSGHGKTSTRGANGAGSRSGNKAKIGFEGGQMPKMRIMPKFGFKAPFRIDYAEVNVSRLEEAAKAGKLPKGQPITPAVLRTVGIITGGHAPVKILGDGTLSVALTVQAHKVTKGAQSKIEAAGGKVEVIAAA; encoded by the coding sequence ATGAGCAACCCACGTCCCGCCAAGGGATCAACGAAAAACATGAAGCGCATCGGTCGCGGTTATGGCTCCGGCCATGGCAAGACGTCGACGCGCGGTGCGAATGGTGCTGGTTCACGTTCGGGTAACAAGGCAAAGATCGGTTTTGAAGGCGGTCAGATGCCGAAAATGCGTATCATGCCGAAATTTGGCTTCAAAGCCCCGTTTCGCATTGATTACGCAGAAGTGAATGTATCTCGTTTGGAAGAAGCAGCGAAGGCCGGTAAGCTCCCGAAGGGACAGCCGATCACTCCGGCTGTTCTTCGTACTGTTGGAATCATCACCGGAGGACATGCTCCGGTCAAGATTCTCGGTGACGGCACATTGTCGGTTGCGCTCACGGTCCAGGCCCACAAGGTCACCAAGGGTGCCCAATCCAAGATCGAAGCTGCAGGTGGCAAGGTCGAAGTGATCGCCGCTGCGTAA
- the rpmD gene encoding 50S ribosomal protein L30, translating to MKKLKIKQTKSINDTLVNQKRTIKALGLGRPNYVVEKNDTPAIRGMIRVVQHLVEVTEL from the coding sequence ATGAAGAAGCTGAAGATCAAACAGACCAAGAGCATCAACGATACGCTCGTCAATCAGAAGCGTACGATCAAGGCCCTCGGCCTCGGTCGTCCGAACTACGTCGTCGAGAAGAATGACACGCCAGCCATCCGTGGCATGATCCGTGTCGTTCAGCATCTCGTCGAAGTGACCGAACTGTAA